One Dioscorea cayenensis subsp. rotundata cultivar TDr96_F1 chromosome 15, TDr96_F1_v2_PseudoChromosome.rev07_lg8_w22 25.fasta, whole genome shotgun sequence genomic region harbors:
- the LOC120278047 gene encoding G-type lectin S-receptor-like serine/threonine-protein kinase B120, with protein MMLGGQNQLITSWRNSEDPAPGVFSLGLDPNNTHQLLFQKTGQASNSQNFSRVLKVASYFYNFSYVPLWNLDNYSYAIDDRTTISRGIMDVSGQFKQLTWFQDRREWVAYWAEPEKFPCEVPSYCGFNGLCANDSNLPCKCLLGFQPSSQNQWRSNDWSGGCVRRATLQCGKGDGFLKLTSTKLPIFQTDVQNLSLALDDCKAMCLKNCSCTAYASANGNGTGCLLWSKDLLGLQENYDGGQDIYVRLVASELNQVPDHGKKSSALVIILVVTGTIAVLLPGAVCCKYGKTIGKKLRNQDMSRALLLFKVRKKLRNQEMSSNPKSSKLFADAMMHGEDNKGCPQVSFTAIAAATNNFCDSNKLGEGGFGPVYMGMLEGYTVAIKRLAKNSGQGNREFKNEITLIANLQHKNLVRLLGCCIEKEEKILIYEYLPNKSLDTYIFDASRRAELDWQKRFHTIEGIAQGLLYLHKFSRLKVIHRDLKTSNILLDSEMNPKISDFGLARIFGQNENQANTRRVVGTYGYMAPEYAMEGLFSVKSDIYSFGVMLLEIVSGKKNTCFQHANNTVNLLGYAWELWTEGRSLELVDPILGDLYPPQEVSRCIHVALLCVQDHAADRPNISAVISMLHNETCLPFPKQPAFYIARDEGPSSDKGDIYTLNNVSFTSMQGR; from the exons ATGATGCTAGGTGGCCAAAACCAGCTTATCACTTCATGGAGGAACTCAGAAGACCCTGCCCCAGGTGTGTTCTCTCTCGGACTTGATCCTAATAACACTCACCAGCTTCTTTTTCAGAAAACAGGACAAGCTTCTAATAGCCAGAATTTCAGCCGAGTCCTTAAGGTGGCTTCATACTTCTACAACTTCAGTTATGTTCCTCTCTGGAATCTAGATAATTACTCGTATGCCATTGACGATAGAACTACCATTTCAAGAGGAATCATGGATGTTTCAGGACAGTTTAAGCAACTAACATGGTTTCAAGACAGAAGAGAATGGGTTGCATATTGGGCTGAACCAGAGAAGTTCCCCTGTGAAGTCCCTAGTTATTGTGGATTCAATGGCCTCTGTGCTAATGATTCAAATTTACCATGCAAGTGTTTGCTTGGTTTCCAACCCAGTTCCCAGAACCAGTGGAGATCAAACGACTGGTCAGGTGGTTGTGTTAGACGAGCTACTCTGCAATGCGGAAAAGGAGATGGATTTCTTAAATTAACAAGCACCAAACTGCCTATTTTTCAGACTGATGTCCAGAATTTAAGTCTAGCTCTAGATGATTGTAAAGCCATGTGCCTTAAGAATTGCTCTTGCACTGCTTATGCTTCTGCGAATGGGAATGGCACTGGTTGTTTGCTGTGGTCCAAAGATTTGTTGGGTCTTCAAGAAAATTATGATGGTGGGCAAGACATATATGTTCGTCTTGTGGCTTCTGAGTTAAATCAAGTTCCTG atCATGGAAAGAAGAGTTCAgctttagtaataatattagtGGTAACAGGAACCATAGCTGTGCTTCTACCAGGTGCTGTCTGTTGCAAGTATGGAAAAACAATag GGAAGAAGCTAAGAAACCAAGATATGAGTAGAGCTCTCTTGCTATTTAAAGTCAGGAAGAAGCTAAGAAACCAGGAGATGAGTAGTAATCCAAAATCATCCAAGCTGTTTGCTGATGCGATGATGCATGGAGAAGACAATAAGGGATGTCCTCAAGTCAGTTTCACAGCAATCGCAGCTGCCACGAATAATTTCTGTGACTCAAACAAGCTAGGGGAGGGTGGTTTTGGTCCTGTTTACATG GGTATGCTGGAGGGCTACACTGTAGCGATAAAAAGGCTTGCAAAAAATTCAGGACAAGGAAACAGGGAGTTCAAAAATGAGATCACACTAATTGCAAATCTCCAGCATAAGAATCTTGTTAGACTTCTTGGTTGTTGCattgaaaaagaggagaagatcTTGATATACGAGTACCTGCCAAACAAAAGCTTGGATACCTACATCTTTG ATGCAAGTAGAAGAGCAGAACTGGACTGGCAAAAGCGTTTTCACACCATTGAAGGCATTGCACAAGGACTTCTTTATCTTCACAAATTCTCAAGGCTGAAAGTCATACATAGAGATCTTAAGACTAGTAATATTCTTTTGGACAGTGAAATGAATCCCAAGATATCTGATTTTGGTCTGGCTAGAATTTTTGGACAGAATGAGAACCAAGCAAACACAAGAAGGGTTGTAGGCACTTA TGGTTATATGGCACCTGAGTATGCTATGGAGGGACTTTTCTCAGTGAAATCAGATATATATAGCTTTGGAGTTATGCTTCTTGAGATTGTTAGTGGCAAGAAGAACACTTGTTTTCAGCATGCAAATAATACAGTGAATCTCCTTGGATAT GCTTGGGAGTTGTGGACAGAGGGAAGGAGTTTGGAGCTTGTTGACCCAATTCTGGGAGATTTATATCCTCCCCAGGAGGTCTCAAGATGTATTCATGTTGCATTATTATGTGTGCAAGATCATGCAGCAGACCGGCCAAATATATCTGCAGTAATCTCAATGCTTCACAATGAAACTTGTCTACCATTCCCTAAACAACCTGCTTTCTATATTGCTAGAGATGAAGGTCCATCTTCTGACAAAGGGGACATTTATACTTTAAACAACGTTTCGTTTACATCCATGCAAGGTCGATAG
- the LOC120278048 gene encoding G-type lectin S-receptor-like serine/threonine-protein kinase At1g11300: MFTKSSIIIIIHSSSFLLLLILHTFLLKVSQGQNTLLLGESIKEGQSLVSSNRIYELGFFNSTNSTNSYVGIWYHQLPVKTIIWVANREKPVSDSSGVITIDTQGALVINDSKGTIFSSNTKGSNQTIAKLMNSGNFVLKASKYSQEFL, from the coding sequence ATGTTTACCAAAagcagcatcatcatcatcatccattcctcttcttttcttcttctattgatcTTGCATACCTTTTTACTTAAAGTTTCACAAGGTCAGAACACTCTCCTGTTGGGTGAATCCATCAAAGAAGGCCAATCACTCGTTTCTTCAAACAGGATCTATGAGCTGGGATttttcaattcaaccaattcaaCCAACAGTTACGTCGGCATATGGTATCACCAGCTCCCTGTAAAAACCATTATCTGGGTTGCCAACCGTGAAAAGCCAGTGTCTGATTCATCTGGAGTTATCACCATTGACACACAAGGAGCCTTGGTGATCAATGACTCAAAAGGAACCATCTTCTCATCTAACACAAAAGGCAGTAATCAGACAATAGCCAAGCTAATGAACTCTGGCAATTTTGTTCTAAAGGCTTCGAAATACAGCCAGGAGTTCTTGTGA
- the LOC120277262 gene encoding receptor-like serine/threonine-protein kinase SD1-8 yields MFPSELEPKTMRKLHLRSCFLLLTSALFSLTIARDTLTPADTLTDGETLVSSGEKFELGFFSPPGSTNKYVGLWYKKVTVQTIVMVLNRQNPINSSTGVLTITNNGSLVISEQNSSIIIWSTPATSLENPVARLLDTGNLVVGEDASVSADNAAWQSFDYPTDTLLPGMKLGWDLRRGLNRNLTAWLSSSDPAIGPYTMAMDIQGDPQIFLWSGSTRTWRTGPWNGLRYSGIPEMQTYSMFTFTYVTNQNEIYYTFNIRDQSIISRLIVNQTGSAQRLVWLNQTGSWNLFWFAPKDQCDSVSPCGPNGVCDPNNSPICDCLQGFVPKSPTNWALRDGTDGCVRKTELDCRNRTDGFVTVAETKLPDTSSSTVDMSLSLDDCKAKCLSNCSCTAYASANISGSGSGCITWSTGLTDLRLYTFAGQDLYVRLAAKDLGSTSNGSHNSGASTVAIVVPVVLGTLIITLIGCCLWRRKRKRIQRVARRATMTFSDLHNIDEHSGKKEVDLPLFDFATIVDATEDFSMENKLGEGGFGPVYKGKLADGKEIGVKRLAKTSVQGCDEFKNEVMLIAKLQHRNLVQLVGCCTQGEERMLVYEYMPNKSLDALLFDKSKAALLDWQTRHRIIMGIARGLLYLHQDSRFRIIHRDLKASNILLDKEMNPKISDFGMARIFGGDETEVNTRKVVGTYGYMSPEYAMDGIFSVKSDVFSFGVLVLEIISGKKNRGIYLSDPKLNLLGHAWNLWKDGNALELVDESLGFAFPMAEVLRCIKVGLLCVQERPEDRPTMSNVVLMLGSESATLPNPRQPGFITARVPLEVDSSSSKQDSVSINEISVTMFEGR; encoded by the exons AGAAAGCTTCATCTCAGATCATGCTTTCTCCTTCTCACCTCGGCACTCTTCTCTCTAACAATTGCCAGAGACACTCTAACACCTGCTGACACCCTCACCGACGGCGAAACTCTTGTTTCATCCGGTGAGAAGTTTGAACTTGGCTTCTTCAGCCCTCCAGGCTCAACCAACAAGTACGTCGGGCTATGGTACAAGAAAGTCACAGTTCAAACAATAGTCATGGTCCTGAACCGGCAGAACCCAATCAATAGTTCCACTGGAGTTCTCACAATCACCAACAACGGCAGCCTTGTCATCAGTGAACAGAACTCATCAATAATCATCTGGTCAACCCCAGCAACAAGCTTAGAGAATCCAGTGGCGCGGCTCTTGGACACCGGCAACTTAGTGGTCGGAGAGGATGCGAGTGTGAGCGCTGACAACGCTGCATGGCAGAGCTTTGATTATCCAACGGACACCCTGCTTCCGGGCATGAAGTTAGGGTGGGACTTACGTAGAGGACTCAACCGGAATCTCACGGCGTGGTTGAGCTCAAGTGACCCGGCGATTGGGCCTTACACGATGGCCATGGACATACAAGGTGATCCACAGATCTTTCTCTGGTCTGGCTCAACGCGCACTTGGCGTACGGGTCCGTGGAATGGGCTTCGGTACAGTGGCATCCCTGAGATGCAGACTTACAGTATGTTCACCTTCACTTATGTTACTAACCAGAATGAGATTTACTACACGTTCAACATCCGGGATCAGAGCATCATCTCTAGACTTATTGTTAACCAGACCGGTTCCGCTCAGAGGTTAGTCTGGTTAAACCAGACTGGGTCTTGGAATTTGTTCTGGTTCGCTCCCAAAGATCAGTGTGATAGTGTCTCTCCTTGTGGACCAAATGGTGTTTGTGACCCAAATAACTCGCCTATTTGTGATTGTTTGCAAGGTTTTGTGCCTAAATCGCCGACCAACTGGGCGTTGAGAGATGGAACTGATGGGTGTGTTAGGAAGACGGAGCTGGACTGCAGGAACAGAACTGATGGGTTTGTTACGGTGGCCGAAACTAAGTTGCCGGATACTTCCAGTTCGACGGTCGACATGAGTCTTAGTTTGGATGATTGCAAGGCCAAATGTTTGTCAAATTGCTCCTGCACTGCTTACGCCAGTGCTAACATCAGTGGTAGTGGGAGTGGGTGCATTACATGGAGCACCGGGCTCACTGATCTCAGGTTGTACACATTTGCTGGGCAGGATCTTTATGTGCGCCTGGCGGCCAAAGACTTGG GATCAACATCAAACGGGTCTCACAATAGCGGGGCATCAACGGTCGCAATTGTGGTCCCTGTTGTGTTGGGCACGCTAATAATAACCCTGATTGGCTGTTGCCTTTggagaaggaaaaggaaaagaatacAAAGAG TTGCCCGCAGAGCTACTATGACTTTTAGTGATCTACATAATATCGATGAACACTCAGGAAAAAAGGAGGTGGATCTTCCTTTATTTGATTTTGCAACAATTGTTGATGCCACTGAGGACTTCTCCATGGAAAACAAGCTTGGGGAGGGTGGTTTTGGCCCTGTTTACAAG GGTAAGTTGGCTGATGGAAAAGAAATTGGAGTGAAGAGGCTGGCAAAGACTTCAGTGCAGGGCTGTGATGAGTTCAAGAATGAGGTGATGCTCATTGCCAAGCTTCAGCACAGAAACCTTGTTCAGCTTGTGGGATGCTGCACTCAAGGGGAAGAAAGGATGTTGGTGTATGAGTATATGCCTAACAAAAGCTTGGATGCACTTCTATTTG ACAAAAGCAAGGCAGCATTGTTAGATTGGCAAACTAGGCACCGCATTATCATGGGAATTGCCCGCGGACTTCTATACCTTCACCAAGACTCTAGATTCAGAATAATTCACAGAGATCTCAAAGCCAGCAACATTCTGCTTGACAAGGAAATGAATCCAAAAATTTCAGACTTCGGCATGGCAAGAATTTTTGGCGGAGATGAGACAGAAGTGAATACCAGAAAAGTTGTAGGGACATA TGGATACATGTCTCCAGAGTATGCAATGGATGGCATCTTCTCAGTCAAGTCTGATGTGTTTAGCTTTGGTGTCTTGGTGTTAGAGATCATCAGTGGGAAGAAGAACAGAGGAATATATCTCTCTGATCCTAAGCTAAACCTTCTAGGACAT GCATGGAATCTGTGGAAGGATGGCAATGCTTTGGAACTAGTTGATGAATCACTTGGTTTTGCATTTCCGATGGCAGAGGTTTTGAGGTGCATAAAAGTTGGTTTATTGTGTGTTCAAGAACGGCCTGAAGACAGGCCAACAATGTCAAATGTTGTTCTAATGTTGGGCAGTGAAAGTGCAACACTACCAAATCCTAGACAACCAGGTTTTATTACAGCAAGAGTCCCTTTAGAGGTGGATTCATCATCTAGCAAGCAAGACTCTGTCAGCATCAATGAAATATCAGTCACAATGTTTGAAGGTCGGTAG